One region of Rhodohalobacter mucosus genomic DNA includes:
- a CDS encoding metallophosphoesterase family protein yields the protein MKNNLIAIGDIHGCVKSMKALWEKLEPWSHYTHVFVGDYIDRGPDSKGVVDFLLSVRNERSCVFLRGNHEQMLLDAYERGDAYNWMMNGGESTLKSYGSDIRVTELPEDHITFYKETKMYYQTESFFVVHAGAPPHQTIQKSIDDESSGQFFLWGREHLNVYQTPWEKTVVFGHTPRPSPVQRDKMIGIDTGCVYNRMGYGKLTAVVLPETKFIQQKSLD from the coding sequence ATGAAGAATAACCTGATTGCAATTGGTGATATTCACGGATGTGTGAAATCAATGAAAGCATTATGGGAGAAACTGGAGCCCTGGAGCCACTATACCCATGTGTTTGTAGGCGACTATATCGACAGGGGACCGGATTCGAAAGGGGTGGTTGATTTTCTGCTCTCGGTCAGGAACGAACGGTCTTGTGTGTTTCTTCGCGGCAATCATGAACAGATGCTACTGGATGCATACGAAAGGGGAGACGCTTACAACTGGATGATGAATGGGGGAGAGTCCACATTAAAATCTTACGGCTCAGACATTCGCGTTACAGAGCTCCCCGAAGATCATATTACCTTCTACAAGGAAACCAAAATGTACTACCAAACGGAGAGCTTTTTTGTTGTTCATGCCGGTGCTCCACCTCATCAAACCATTCAGAAGAGTATCGACGATGAAAGCTCCGGACAGTTTTTTCTTTGGGGCAGGGAACATCTGAATGTTTATCAAACTCCTTGGGAGAAAACCGTCGTATTTGGTCATACCCCCAGGCCGTCTCCTGTGCAGCGTGATAAGATGATCGGCATAGATACAGGCTGTGTCTATAATCGAATGGGGTACGGCAAACTTACAGCTGTCGTTTTACCCGAAACCAAATTCATTCAACAAAAATCATTGGATTAG
- a CDS encoding aldehyde dehydrogenase family protein, translating into MSQRVDVLKTYKTYVGGSFPRSESEQTYQIKDSSDKVIANACRCTRKDVRDAVGAAASSFNGWKTRSAYNRGQILYRIAEMLEGRKEQFVGELSRKGMKQAEAEFEVQLTVDRLIYYAGWTDKYPQVFGSVNPVASAHFNFSVPEPTGVIGIISPDEDPLLSLVSLVAPVIAGGNTCVVLSSETNPLPAVTFGEVFHSSDVPGGVVNILTGFRNEMTQSLSSHKSVHGILNAVEDSDYRKLIDENASINVKRVHHVETENYTDSVIESPYLLLEFQEIKTTWHPAGN; encoded by the coding sequence ATGTCACAACGAGTTGATGTTCTGAAAACTTATAAAACCTACGTAGGCGGCTCTTTTCCAAGGAGTGAATCGGAGCAAACCTACCAGATCAAAGACAGCAGCGATAAAGTTATCGCAAATGCGTGCCGTTGTACCCGCAAGGATGTACGCGATGCGGTTGGAGCCGCTGCATCATCCTTTAATGGATGGAAAACGCGTTCGGCTTATAACCGCGGGCAAATTCTCTACAGAATAGCGGAGATGCTGGAAGGACGTAAAGAACAGTTCGTGGGAGAGCTTTCCCGTAAAGGCATGAAACAGGCTGAAGCGGAATTTGAAGTTCAATTAACCGTTGACCGGCTCATCTATTATGCCGGATGGACAGATAAATATCCCCAGGTATTTGGTTCCGTGAACCCTGTAGCCAGTGCCCACTTTAATTTCAGCGTTCCGGAACCAACAGGTGTGATTGGAATTATCAGTCCGGATGAAGACCCCCTGCTCTCTCTGGTCTCTCTTGTTGCACCGGTTATTGCGGGTGGAAATACATGTGTGGTTTTGTCATCCGAAACCAACCCCCTTCCAGCCGTAACTTTCGGTGAAGTATTTCACTCTTCCGACGTACCGGGTGGCGTGGTTAACATCCTTACCGGATTCAGGAATGAAATGACTCAGTCACTCAGCTCGCATAAAAGCGTTCACGGCATCCTGAATGCCGTAGAGGATTCAGATTACAGGAAACTTATTGATGAAAATGCATCTATAAACGTAAAGCGCGTTCATCACGTTGAAACCGAAAACTATACTGATTCTGTGATTGAATCGCCGTACCTCCTGCTGGAATTCCAGGAAATCAAGACTACCTGGCATCCGGCCGGAAACTGA
- a CDS encoding carbon-nitrogen hydrolase, which yields MKFAALQYPCSDKILENMQLAEHLISKAAEAGAKVIALQELFNTPYFCREMDSRFFEWAEPVPGRTTEQFTALAKKLGVIILLPLFEKKAPGVYFNTMAVIEKEGKLAGIYRKMHIPDDPGFYEKYYFTPGDLGFKVFDTSEGKIGTLICWDQWFPEAARLTAMAGAELLVYPTAIGTLPDEHDTEKAEFLDAWKTIQRSHAIANGCFVAGINRVGEEGGTRFWGNSFICNPFGKIITEADEQEGIITADLDFSQIEKYRQQWPFFRDRRIDEFGALTKRFL from the coding sequence GTGAAATTTGCTGCCCTACAATACCCCTGTTCCGATAAGATCCTGGAAAATATGCAGCTGGCCGAGCATCTTATTTCAAAAGCTGCAGAGGCCGGTGCGAAAGTAATTGCGCTTCAGGAACTTTTTAACACACCATATTTTTGCAGGGAAATGGATTCCCGTTTTTTTGAGTGGGCTGAACCGGTTCCCGGAAGAACAACCGAACAATTCACCGCGCTTGCAAAAAAGCTTGGTGTCATTATCCTGCTTCCGCTTTTTGAAAAAAAAGCACCCGGTGTATATTTCAACACTATGGCTGTGATTGAAAAAGAAGGAAAACTTGCGGGTATTTACAGGAAAATGCATATACCCGACGATCCTGGCTTTTATGAAAAATACTACTTTACACCCGGTGATCTGGGTTTTAAAGTCTTTGATACCTCCGAGGGCAAAATTGGTACACTTATTTGCTGGGATCAGTGGTTTCCCGAAGCAGCCAGGCTCACGGCAATGGCGGGTGCAGAGCTTTTGGTATATCCGACTGCGATCGGTACGCTGCCCGACGAGCATGATACGGAGAAAGCGGAGTTTCTTGATGCATGGAAAACCATTCAACGCAGCCATGCTATTGCCAACGGGTGCTTTGTTGCCGGCATTAACCGGGTTGGCGAAGAGGGGGGCACACGATTCTGGGGAAACTCCTTTATTTGCAACCCTTTTGGGAAAATAATAACAGAAGCAGATGAGCAGGAAGGAATTATAACCGCTGACCTCGACTTTTCACAGATTGAAAAATACCGACAGCAGTGGCCATTTTTTAGAGACAGAAGAATAGATGAATTCGGAGCACTGACGAAGCGATTTCTCTGA
- the nusB gene encoding transcription antitermination factor NusB: protein MKRDSYFQLMGKVCIFPSLKTLKFMHNRRAAREAALKSIYAEEVGGNSTQDVTSNILKEALGDDPDSFRFAEKLLLTTVDHAPEHDRLIQKHINNWEVTRLAIIDKLILRMILSEFLYFDDVPTKVSINEGIELAKKFSTRKSGNFVNGILDAVLTELKSEGKIQKKGRGLIESSASE, encoded by the coding sequence GTGAAAAGAGATTCCTACTTTCAGCTGATGGGAAAGGTTTGTATTTTTCCTTCTTTGAAAACATTGAAATTCATGCATAACAGAAGAGCTGCAAGAGAAGCCGCACTCAAGTCAATATACGCGGAAGAAGTAGGCGGGAACTCAACCCAGGATGTAACCAGTAATATCTTGAAAGAAGCTCTCGGCGATGATCCCGATTCATTTCGATTTGCTGAAAAATTACTCCTGACTACGGTGGATCACGCTCCGGAACATGACCGGTTAATTCAGAAACACATTAATAACTGGGAAGTAACGAGACTTGCAATAATAGATAAGCTCATTTTACGCATGATTCTCTCCGAATTTCTTTATTTCGATGATGTGCCAACAAAGGTCAGCATTAATGAAGGCATTGAGCTTGCAAAAAAATTCTCTACCCGTAAAAGCGGAAACTTTGTGAATGGTATACTGGACGCTGTTTTAACCGAGCTCAAGAGTGAGGGGAAAATCCAAAAGAAAGGCCGTGGTCTTATCGAAAGCTCAGCATCAGAATGA
- a CDS encoding PAS domain-containing sensor histidine kinase, producing MSNKLTKEKDKSGFFESEAMFIYDHYTYRIIDVNDAAVRKYGYSTNEFRSMKVTDLGDKAEFKTLNTGDSAVQPASVWIHHSKKGDRFYIQFTRQHIKYHGDLVQLAVAHDISDKVDTLGTNLHTLPRVDTMKAQLPVATIEWDKDANVRDWSDAATRIFGWSFSEIIGKNLFEIGMLPSKLKDKAEENIGKFIEKKSTYFSIDSEQRTKSGDKLFCTWHNAAIYDQSGKLLSIYSLVEDITAKKEAELKLKESEERFRVLSDASLVGIYMLQDFNFRYVNPRLCEMSGYREEELVEDISPFDLIHRDDQDKLSKLREMWQNSEIDSFEIDLRAVTKRQKTIHVKVYGSKIMMKDKPALIGVVVDQTKQIEATEKYKTSVESYRALFDSIGDAIYIQDRDGKFIEVNKTALDMNGYSRNEIIGKDPIMLAAPGKVDLEYSQQLFEKALSGEKQEFEWWGKRKNGEVFPKNVRLSPGNYFGEKAVITISRDISDQYEQQKELRHNEELFRQLFQNAPIGIALLDDHKEIQMANHGFEEIFGYKFEDIKGLAIDSVIAPDDKYEEAQSLSESKEPFETTSVRRKRDGSLIDVLIYGVPVLLEGRTIAIYGIYVDITDRKKAERQIRQSLEEKEVLLSEIHHRVKNNLAVITGLLELQSHRTANEIASKALKDSQMRINSMALIHEKLYQSETLSNIEFDHYVKELIEVIMKTHALKAEDVDVQFDTDPIQFAITQAIPCGLLLNEIVTNVFKHAFPDTFKGDPKISIALKNIGDNRVELNVRDNGVGLPADFDTLGKKSLGITLIKTLSKQIEAEVDVDTQNGTGFRFRFDIEPQQS from the coding sequence ATGAGTAACAAGTTAACCAAAGAGAAAGATAAGTCAGGTTTTTTTGAAAGTGAAGCCATGTTCATCTATGATCACTACACGTACAGGATCATTGATGTAAATGATGCAGCCGTGCGAAAGTACGGGTACAGCACAAATGAATTCAGGTCGATGAAAGTTACCGACCTGGGAGATAAAGCAGAGTTTAAGACCCTTAATACAGGCGACAGTGCCGTTCAGCCTGCCTCTGTATGGATTCACCACTCTAAGAAAGGGGATAGGTTCTACATTCAGTTTACGCGTCAGCATATTAAATACCATGGCGATCTGGTTCAGCTGGCTGTTGCACACGATATTTCCGATAAAGTGGATACCCTCGGCACCAATCTGCATACGCTCCCCCGTGTAGATACCATGAAAGCTCAGCTGCCGGTTGCTACCATTGAATGGGACAAGGATGCCAATGTGCGCGATTGGTCGGATGCGGCGACCCGTATCTTTGGATGGAGTTTTTCTGAAATTATCGGTAAAAACCTGTTCGAGATTGGGATGTTGCCCTCAAAGCTGAAAGATAAAGCAGAGGAAAACATCGGGAAATTCATCGAAAAGAAAAGCACCTATTTTTCAATCGACTCGGAACAGCGCACCAAGTCGGGAGATAAACTTTTCTGTACGTGGCACAATGCCGCAATTTATGATCAGAGCGGGAAATTGCTCAGCATTTACTCCCTTGTTGAAGATATTACAGCTAAGAAAGAGGCTGAACTTAAGCTGAAAGAGTCGGAAGAACGTTTCAGGGTTTTGAGTGATGCATCCCTGGTTGGTATTTACATGCTGCAGGACTTCAATTTCAGGTATGTTAATCCCCGTTTGTGCGAAATGAGCGGTTATCGGGAAGAGGAGCTCGTGGAGGATATCAGTCCGTTTGACCTCATCCATCGGGATGATCAGGATAAGCTCTCCAAACTGCGGGAAATGTGGCAGAATAGTGAAATTGATTCATTTGAAATTGATTTGAGAGCCGTAACGAAGCGCCAGAAAACAATTCACGTAAAAGTGTATGGCTCTAAAATCATGATGAAAGACAAACCCGCGCTGATCGGGGTTGTGGTAGACCAAACCAAGCAAATAGAGGCTACCGAAAAATACAAAACATCCGTAGAGAGCTACCGTGCGCTGTTCGATTCAATTGGTGACGCAATCTACATACAGGACAGGGATGGTAAATTTATCGAAGTCAATAAAACGGCGCTCGACATGAACGGATATTCGAGAAACGAGATCATCGGCAAGGATCCGATAATGCTGGCCGCTCCGGGTAAAGTGGATCTTGAATATTCACAGCAGCTGTTTGAAAAAGCACTGAGTGGCGAAAAACAGGAGTTTGAGTGGTGGGGAAAAAGAAAAAACGGTGAAGTGTTTCCCAAGAATGTGCGTCTGAGTCCGGGTAATTATTTTGGCGAAAAAGCCGTGATTACCATCAGCCGCGATATATCGGATCAGTATGAGCAGCAGAAGGAGCTGAGGCACAATGAGGAGCTCTTCAGGCAGCTTTTTCAAAATGCCCCCATAGGCATTGCGCTGCTCGACGATCACAAAGAGATACAAATGGCCAACCACGGTTTTGAGGAAATCTTTGGCTACAAGTTTGAAGACATCAAAGGGCTGGCCATCGATTCGGTGATTGCACCCGATGACAAGTACGAAGAGGCACAATCGCTGTCTGAGAGTAAGGAACCGTTTGAGACTACAAGTGTACGCCGTAAACGTGACGGATCTCTTATTGATGTACTTATTTACGGGGTTCCGGTACTGCTTGAGGGGAGAACGATTGCTATTTACGGCATTTATGTGGACATCACCGACCGGAAAAAAGCAGAGCGCCAGATACGGCAATCGCTCGAGGAGAAGGAGGTTTTACTTTCTGAGATTCATCACAGGGTAAAAAACAACCTTGCCGTTATTACGGGCCTGCTCGAGCTCCAGTCGCACAGAACCGCAAACGAGATTGCCAGCAAAGCCCTTAAAGACAGCCAGATGAGGATCAATTCGATGGCCCTCATTCATGAGAAACTTTACCAGAGCGAAACACTTTCCAATATTGAATTCGATCACTACGTGAAAGAGCTGATTGAAGTGATCATGAAAACCCATGCACTCAAGGCTGAAGATGTTGATGTGCAGTTTGATACGGATCCGATTCAATTTGCCATTACGCAGGCGATTCCGTGCGGACTTTTACTGAATGAGATCGTAACAAACGTATTTAAACACGCTTTTCCCGATACATTTAAGGGAGACCCAAAAATTTCAATAGCACTCAAGAATATCGGTGACAACCGCGTAGAGCTGAATGTTCGTGACAACGGAGTGGGACTGCCGGCTGATTTTGATACCCTTGGGAAAAAATCCCTGGGCATAACGCTCATTAAAACCCTTTCAAAACAGATAGAAGCAGAGGTGGATGTCGACACGCAGAATGGAACCGGTTTTCGCTTCAGGTTCGATATTGAACCCCAGCAGAGCTAA
- a CDS encoding SPOR domain-containing protein, which yields MRILTPAAVFMALILLVSCSATERTTDGDNGNRGDESPYLDIPDEAADEFVLENMNDFERLLFETRNSLEDESSGLDHEMPEKFTEKAATMEDEVDEFAGYRVQILSTRDVVHADTTRDGFVAWADTTLAGYNPSAYVFFRQPYYRVRTGDFRDRELAIEFSRILKEYYPDAWVVHDRIEPYRMPADTADIRIRRPDEMPSALQKQGVDSIDVRFN from the coding sequence ATGAGAATATTGACTCCGGCGGCAGTTTTTATGGCGCTGATTCTACTCGTCAGCTGTTCTGCAACAGAGCGAACAACCGACGGTGACAATGGTAACAGAGGAGATGAAAGCCCTTATCTGGATATTCCGGATGAAGCAGCGGATGAATTTGTTCTGGAAAACATGAATGACTTCGAGAGGCTGCTCTTTGAAACCAGGAATTCGCTTGAAGATGAGTCTTCGGGACTGGATCATGAAATGCCGGAAAAGTTTACTGAAAAGGCCGCCACAATGGAAGATGAGGTGGATGAATTTGCAGGTTACAGGGTTCAGATACTCTCAACACGGGATGTTGTTCATGCTGACACAACAAGAGACGGCTTTGTTGCCTGGGCCGATACAACACTTGCCGGTTATAACCCAAGCGCTTATGTATTCTTCCGACAGCCCTATTACAGGGTCCGAACGGGTGATTTCAGAGACCGTGAACTGGCTATAGAGTTTTCTCGTATTTTGAAAGAGTATTACCCTGATGCGTGGGTTGTTCATGACAGGATTGAGCCCTACCGCATGCCTGCAGATACAGCAGATATCCGTATCCGCAGACCTGATGAAATGCCATCGGCCTTGCAAAAACAGGGAGTCGATTCAATAGATGTACGGTTTAACTGA
- the deoC gene encoding deoxyribose-phosphate aldolase, whose translation MDTYTTPDFSRTIPIDKVGVDERVARLNKRSIKKESKLQGLKLALSMIDLTTLEGKDSEGKVIQMCAKARTPYAPMPDLPHVAAVCVYPNMVATAKKALKGTGINVASVSTAFPSGMAPRTVKLEDTRFAVEQGADEIDMVISRGEFLKGNYSYVFDEIAEIKDSCGSAHLKVILETGELETYENVRKASDIAMYAGADFIKTSTGKISPAATQPVTLVMLEAIRDFYRETGRMTGMKPAGGIRTAKQALQYLVLVKETLGAAWLTPEWFRFGASSLTNDLLMQIVKQKTGIYEGREYFSED comes from the coding sequence ATGGATACATATACGACACCTGATTTTTCCCGGACCATTCCCATCGACAAAGTCGGTGTTGATGAGCGCGTGGCGCGTCTGAACAAGCGAAGCATTAAAAAAGAGTCGAAGCTTCAGGGCCTCAAACTGGCTCTCAGCATGATTGATCTGACCACGCTGGAAGGAAAAGATTCGGAAGGCAAAGTAATTCAGATGTGCGCAAAGGCACGCACTCCCTATGCACCCATGCCCGACCTTCCCCATGTGGCCGCCGTATGTGTTTATCCGAATATGGTTGCCACAGCCAAAAAGGCGCTGAAAGGCACCGGCATAAACGTGGCAAGCGTGTCAACAGCGTTCCCTTCCGGCATGGCACCGCGAACCGTTAAGCTGGAAGATACCAGGTTTGCCGTAGAACAGGGAGCAGATGAAATAGACATGGTGATTTCGCGGGGAGAATTTTTAAAAGGCAATTACAGCTACGTTTTTGACGAAATAGCTGAAATCAAGGATTCTTGCGGCAGCGCACATCTTAAAGTTATACTGGAAACCGGCGAGCTGGAAACCTATGAAAATGTGAGAAAAGCCAGTGATATTGCGATGTACGCCGGTGCAGACTTTATTAAAACGTCCACGGGAAAAATTTCCCCTGCAGCTACTCAGCCGGTCACACTGGTTATGCTTGAAGCAATCCGGGATTTTTACAGGGAGACCGGCAGAATGACGGGTATGAAGCCGGCCGGAGGAATTCGCACTGCCAAGCAGGCCTTGCAGTACCTGGTTCTTGTTAAGGAAACCCTGGGTGCTGCATGGCTTACGCCAGAGTGGTTCCGGTTCGGAGCCAGTTCGCTTACCAATGATCTCCTGATGCAAATTGTGAAACAGAAAACAGGCATCTATGAAGGCCGTGAATATTTTTCCGAAGATTAG
- the ychF gene encoding redox-regulated ATPase YchF: protein MNLKCGIVGLPNVGKSTLFNALSNAGAESANFPFCTIDPNVGLVPVPDERLKKLELLVDPKQTIPATIEFVDIAGLVKGASEGKGKGNAFLSHIREVDLIVHVVRCFDDDDIIHVEGSVDPERDIRIIEDELILKDLESVEKRYDNLKKQSKSGDKKIAAQLETVEKLINHLQDGQTARTFDTDRDSEEAFKDLFLLSAKPVLYACNVSESDVNDGNAYVDAVTSIADEFGDEVVMFCAKIEAEIAELDEEEKQMFLEEMGLKKSGLDRLIQAAYQNLGLITYFTAGPKEVRAWTIREGTRAPQAAGVIHTDFEKGFIRAETISFNDYETLGSEKAARDAGKMRQEGKEYVVKDGDVMLFRFNV from the coding sequence ATGAATCTAAAATGCGGTATTGTGGGGCTTCCCAATGTCGGTAAGTCAACTCTTTTTAACGCACTGAGCAATGCCGGTGCGGAATCAGCAAATTTCCCTTTTTGTACCATTGATCCTAATGTGGGACTTGTTCCCGTTCCGGATGAACGATTGAAGAAGCTGGAACTGCTGGTAGATCCCAAACAGACCATTCCCGCTACAATTGAGTTTGTAGATATAGCGGGGCTTGTGAAAGGTGCTTCAGAAGGAAAAGGCAAAGGAAATGCATTTCTCTCACACATTCGTGAAGTGGATTTAATTGTACATGTTGTTCGCTGTTTTGATGATGATGACATTATACACGTGGAGGGTTCGGTTGACCCTGAACGGGATATTCGCATCATTGAGGATGAATTAATTCTGAAAGATCTTGAATCGGTTGAAAAGCGTTATGACAATCTGAAAAAGCAGTCGAAAAGCGGAGATAAAAAAATAGCAGCGCAGCTTGAAACCGTCGAAAAACTGATAAATCATCTGCAGGATGGACAAACAGCAAGAACATTCGATACTGACCGTGATTCTGAAGAGGCATTCAAAGATCTGTTTCTGCTTTCAGCAAAACCTGTACTCTATGCATGTAACGTATCCGAGTCGGACGTAAATGACGGCAATGCATACGTGGATGCTGTGACAAGTATCGCGGACGAATTTGGTGATGAAGTAGTCATGTTTTGTGCAAAAATTGAAGCCGAAATTGCAGAGCTGGACGAAGAAGAGAAACAGATGTTCCTGGAAGAGATGGGGCTGAAAAAGTCAGGCCTTGATCGTCTTATACAGGCTGCGTATCAAAACCTGGGCCTGATTACCTACTTCACTGCAGGGCCTAAAGAGGTGCGCGCATGGACAATCCGTGAAGGTACCAGGGCACCGCAGGCTGCAGGCGTAATTCATACGGATTTTGAAAAAGGCTTTATCCGAGCAGAGACCATTTCATTTAACGACTACGAAACTCTTGGATCGGAAAAAGCTGCAAGGGATGCCGGCAAAATGCGCCAGGAGGGCAAAGAGTACGTTGTAAAGGATGGTGACGTAATGCTATTCCGTTTCAACGTCTGA
- a CDS encoding aldehyde dehydrogenase family protein — translation MKTEPGSNGSAKPTSPNSDLKLDFASFWEYSDAPQSSDFVELKEEYGHFIDGAFVKPEKGRMMTTVNPANEKELARFAEGTSEDVDKAVKAARKAYEKVWSKLSARERGKYLFRVARMIQEKSRELAVIETMDGGKPIRESRDVDVPLAAAYFFYYAGWADKLEYAFPGRNPQPLGVCGQIIPWNFPLLMLAWKIAPALAAGNTVVLKPAETTPLTALMFAEICNVAGVPPGVINIVTGAGQTGSTLVDHPDIDKIAFTGSTEVGKIIQKAVSGTDKKYTLELGGKGPNIIFEDAPVDQAVEGIINAIFFNQGHVCCAGSRLLVQEGIADQLISKLKDRMDTLIVGDPLDKNTDIGAINSKAQLQKIKNYLEIGVKEGAAMYQSDGPLPENGYYCRPTIFTGVGQSNRIVQEEIFGPVLTIQTFRTPQEAVEKANNTPFGLAGGIWSDKGSKIFNISREIRNGVVWANTYNKFDPTSPFGGYKESGMGREGGLHGLYPYVKLSQPVRS, via the coding sequence ATGAAAACAGAACCCGGATCAAATGGGTCAGCCAAGCCAACATCGCCAAACTCGGATTTGAAACTGGATTTTGCATCCTTCTGGGAATACAGCGATGCACCCCAGAGCAGCGATTTTGTGGAGCTGAAAGAGGAATATGGACATTTTATCGACGGTGCGTTCGTAAAACCAGAGAAAGGGCGAATGATGACAACCGTGAATCCGGCCAATGAAAAAGAGCTCGCCAGGTTTGCCGAAGGAACCTCGGAAGATGTTGACAAAGCTGTAAAAGCGGCACGAAAGGCTTATGAAAAGGTCTGGAGCAAACTCTCAGCCCGTGAACGTGGAAAATACCTATTCAGAGTTGCGCGAATGATTCAGGAAAAGTCGCGGGAACTTGCCGTGATTGAAACCATGGACGGTGGCAAGCCTATCAGGGAATCACGGGATGTGGATGTACCTCTGGCAGCGGCCTATTTCTTTTACTACGCCGGCTGGGCAGACAAGCTTGAATATGCTTTTCCAGGCCGAAACCCACAGCCACTGGGTGTTTGCGGGCAAATAATACCCTGGAATTTTCCGCTCCTGATGCTTGCATGGAAGATTGCACCCGCCCTGGCTGCAGGAAATACCGTAGTACTGAAACCCGCAGAAACCACTCCCCTAACGGCTCTTATGTTTGCAGAAATATGCAATGTTGCAGGTGTTCCGCCGGGTGTAATCAATATTGTGACCGGTGCAGGCCAAACAGGTTCCACCCTGGTTGATCACCCGGATATCGACAAAATCGCATTTACGGGTTCCACCGAAGTTGGTAAAATTATTCAAAAAGCTGTTTCGGGTACCGATAAAAAATATACCCTTGAACTGGGCGGTAAAGGCCCCAACATTATTTTTGAGGATGCTCCTGTCGACCAGGCCGTTGAGGGTATTATCAACGCCATATTTTTTAATCAGGGACACGTTTGCTGTGCAGGCTCCCGTCTGCTCGTTCAGGAAGGCATTGCCGATCAACTGATCAGCAAGCTTAAAGACCGCATGGATACGCTGATTGTGGGCGATCCGCTCGACAAAAACACCGATATTGGAGCCATCAACTCCAAGGCCCAGCTTCAAAAAATAAAGAATTACCTAGAGATCGGAGTGAAAGAAGGCGCTGCGATGTATCAGTCGGATGGACCGCTGCCTGAAAACGGTTATTACTGCAGGCCCACCATTTTCACTGGCGTGGGTCAAAGCAATCGTATTGTACAGGAAGAAATATTTGGACCTGTACTGACCATTCAAACATTTCGCACGCCTCAGGAGGCTGTCGAGAAAGCCAATAATACGCCTTTTGGACTTGCAGGCGGGATATGGTCTGACAAAGGTTCTAAAATTTTCAATATCAGCCGGGAAATACGAAACGGAGTGGTTTGGGCCAATACCTACAATAAATTTGATCCCACGTCACCTTTTGGCGGCTACAAGGAGAGCGGGATGGGCCGTGAAGGAGGATTACACGGACTTTATCCTTACGTAAAACTCTCTCAACCGGTTCGATCATAA